The following proteins are co-located in the Numida meleagris isolate 19003 breed g44 Domestic line chromosome 8, NumMel1.0, whole genome shotgun sequence genome:
- the TAF7L gene encoding transcription initiation factor TFIID subunit 7-like isoform X1 produces the protein MAAPVRRDRLPRTRNGRCGAAGSPGRHTLLRPRHRPARQTEGPGLVRGSFAALRAEEYASTVRRAVQSGSVNLKDRLTIELHADGRHGIVRVDRVPLAAKLVDLPCIIESLKTIDKKTFYKTADICQMLVCTVDGDLYPPLEEQTVSTDPKANKKKDKDREKKFIWNHGITLPLKNVRKRRFRKTAKKKYIESPDVEKEVKRLLSTDAEAVSVRWEVIAEDETKEVDNHGSLTSLDISSPGMSGHKQGHGSSEHDELREIFNDISSSSEDEDERDHHDDEDLNIMDTEEDLERQLQDKPNESDGQQQENEGSNQIVMGIQKQIDNLKSKLQETQDRRKRQEDLIMKVENLALKTRLQAVLDEFKQQEEREKQQMTSLQEQLESLMEK, from the exons ATGGCGGCCCCGGTCCGCCGCGATAGGCTTCCCCGGACGCGGAAcgggcggtgcggggctgcggggagccCGGGCCGGCACACACTGCTCCGCCCACGGCATCGCCCCGCCCGGCAGACGGAAGGGCCGGGGTTGGTGCGCGGAAGCTTCGCTGCGCTCAGAGCCGAG GAATATGCTTCCACCGTGCGCAGAGCGGTTCAGTCCGGGAGCGTCAACCTGAAGGACAGGCTCACCATTGAGCTGCACG CGGATGGGCGCCATGGGATTGTTCGTGTGGATCGAGTGCCGCTGGCAGCCAAGCTGGTGGACCTGCCCTGTATCATCGAAAGCTTAAAAACCATCGATAAGAAAACCTTCTATAAGACAGCAGATATCTGCCAG ATGCTTGTTTGCACTGTGGATGGCGATCTCTACCCTCCTTTGGAAGAGCAGACTGTGAGTACTGACCCCAAggccaacaaaaaaaaggacaaggacagagagaagaaattcatCTGGAACCATGGCA TTACTCTTCCCCTGAAAAATGTACGGAAGAGACGATTCCGGAAGACAGCTAAGAAGAAG TATATTGAATCTCCTGATGTGGAGAAGGAGGTGAAGCGTCTCCTGAGCACCGATGCTGAAGCTGTCAGCGTCC GCTGGGAAGTCATTGCTgaagatgaaacaaaagaagTGGACAACCACGGTTCACTCACGAGCCTGGACATTTCTTCCCCAGGGATGTCGGGACATAAACAAGGCCATGGCTCCTCAG AACATGATGAGCTGCGGGAGATATTTAAtgacatcagcagcagcagtgaagatGAAGATGAGCGGGATCATCATGATGATGAAGACCTGAACATTATGGACACTGAGGAGGACTTGGagaggcagctgcaggacaAACCAAATGAATCCGATGGGCAACAGCAAGAGAATGAGGGCTCCAACCAGATAG TCATGGGCATCCAGAAACAGATTGACAACCTGAAGAGTAAACTCCAGGAGACCCAGGACAGGAGGAAACGCCAGGAAGATCTCATCATGAAAGTAGAGAACCTGGCCCTCAAG ACCCGTCTCCAAGCTGTGCTGGATGAGTTCAAACAGCAGGAAGAGCGAGAGAAGCAGCAG ATGACatctctgcaggagcagctggagtcCCTCATGGAGAAGTGA
- the TAF7L gene encoding transcription initiation factor TFIID subunit 7-like isoform X2, with protein MSKSKDDAPHELESQFVLRLPPEYASTVRRAVQSGSVNLKDRLTIELHADGRHGIVRVDRVPLAAKLVDLPCIIESLKTIDKKTFYKTADICQMLVCTVDGDLYPPLEEQTVSTDPKANKKKDKDREKKFIWNHGITLPLKNVRKRRFRKTAKKKYIESPDVEKEVKRLLSTDAEAVSVRWEVIAEDETKEVDNHGSLTSLDISSPGMSGHKQGHGSSEHDELREIFNDISSSSEDEDERDHHDDEDLNIMDTEEDLERQLQDKPNESDGQQQENEGSNQIVMGIQKQIDNLKSKLQETQDRRKRQEDLIMKVENLALKTRLQAVLDEFKQQEEREKQQMTSLQEQLESLMEK; from the exons atgagcAAGAGCAAGGACGACGCTCCGCATGAGCTGGAGAGCCAGTTCGTGCTGCGGCTGCCGCCG GAATATGCTTCCACCGTGCGCAGAGCGGTTCAGTCCGGGAGCGTCAACCTGAAGGACAGGCTCACCATTGAGCTGCACG CGGATGGGCGCCATGGGATTGTTCGTGTGGATCGAGTGCCGCTGGCAGCCAAGCTGGTGGACCTGCCCTGTATCATCGAAAGCTTAAAAACCATCGATAAGAAAACCTTCTATAAGACAGCAGATATCTGCCAG ATGCTTGTTTGCACTGTGGATGGCGATCTCTACCCTCCTTTGGAAGAGCAGACTGTGAGTACTGACCCCAAggccaacaaaaaaaaggacaaggacagagagaagaaattcatCTGGAACCATGGCA TTACTCTTCCCCTGAAAAATGTACGGAAGAGACGATTCCGGAAGACAGCTAAGAAGAAG TATATTGAATCTCCTGATGTGGAGAAGGAGGTGAAGCGTCTCCTGAGCACCGATGCTGAAGCTGTCAGCGTCC GCTGGGAAGTCATTGCTgaagatgaaacaaaagaagTGGACAACCACGGTTCACTCACGAGCCTGGACATTTCTTCCCCAGGGATGTCGGGACATAAACAAGGCCATGGCTCCTCAG AACATGATGAGCTGCGGGAGATATTTAAtgacatcagcagcagcagtgaagatGAAGATGAGCGGGATCATCATGATGATGAAGACCTGAACATTATGGACACTGAGGAGGACTTGGagaggcagctgcaggacaAACCAAATGAATCCGATGGGCAACAGCAAGAGAATGAGGGCTCCAACCAGATAG TCATGGGCATCCAGAAACAGATTGACAACCTGAAGAGTAAACTCCAGGAGACCCAGGACAGGAGGAAACGCCAGGAAGATCTCATCATGAAAGTAGAGAACCTGGCCCTCAAG ACCCGTCTCCAAGCTGTGCTGGATGAGTTCAAACAGCAGGAAGAGCGAGAGAAGCAGCAG ATGACatctctgcaggagcagctggagtcCCTCATGGAGAAGTGA
- the LOC110403327 gene encoding aryl-hydrocarbon-interacting protein-like 1 — MEETYLLNVEGVRKKILHGGRGELPKFQDGSKITFHFQTLKDNFERTVIDDSREAGMPMEIIVGKMFKIEIWEILLCSMRTGEVAEFWCDAIHTGMYALVSKGMRRIAEGRDPLEGQKHRCGMGNMFDYHSTGYDDLDELQRTPQPLIFIMELFRVEEPSAYKRDTWAMSKEEKLAAVPVLHSEGNRLVLQKEFQRAAEKYQEAVICLRNLQAKEKPWEEGWLKLESLVTPLVLNYCQCQLELGEYYEVLEHTTELLQKHNDNAKAYFKRAKAHAAVWNEREAREDFLRVAHLDPAMAAAVKKELKLLGERMRKKHVEDRKRYQGLFQQPRGGKAGTGSAVGEGRQEEDGSHGGEQGTGAGEAGVGEAEREKEARGRGAAPGEGEEVENGVGQGRGVNLGACRADPESCGAERGRKKKRRW, encoded by the exons ATGGAGGAAACGTACCTGCTGAACGTGGAAGGGGTCAGAAAGAAGATCCTGCACGGAGGCCGAGGGGAGCTGCCGAAGTTCCAGGATGGGAGCAAG ATCACTTTCCACTTCCAGACACTGAAGGACAACTTTGAGCGGACGGTGATCGACGACAGCCGGGAGGCCGGCATGCCCATGGAGATCATCGTGGGCAAGATGTTCAAGATTGAGATCTGGGAGATACTGCTCTGCTCCATGAGGACCGGGGAGGTTGCGGAGTTCTGGTGCGATGCCATC CACACAGGGATGTATGCCCTGGTCTCCAAAGGCATGCGGAGGATCGCGGAGGGCCGGGACCCCCTGGAAGGGCAGAAGCATCGCTGTGGTATGGGCAACATGTTCGACTACCACAGCACGGGTTACGATGACCTGGACGAGCTGCAGCGGACACCTCAGCCCCTCATCTTCATCATGGAGCTGTTCCGG GTGGAGGAGCCCTCGGCCTACAAACGTGACACCTGGGCCATGAGCAAGGAGGAGAAGCTGGCGGCCGTGCCCGTGCTGCACAGCGAGGGGAACCGCCTCGTCCTCCAGAAGGAATTCCAGCGCGCGGCCGAGAAGTACCAGGAGGCCGTCATCTGCCTGAGGAACCTCCAGGCCAAG GAGAAGCCATGGGAGGAAGGCTGGCTGAAGCTGGAGAGCCTGGTCACGCCGCTGGTGCTCAACTACTGCCAGtgccagctggagctgggcGAGTACTACGAGGTGCTGGAGCACACCACGGAGCTGCTCCAGAAACACAACG ACAATGCCAAGGCCTATTTCAAGCGGGCGAAGGCGCACGCAGCCGTGTGGAATGAGCGAGAGGCGCGGGAGGACTTCCTGCGCGTGGCCCACCTCGACCCCGCCATGGCGGCCGCCGTCAAGAaggagctgaagctgctgggggagaggatgaggaagaagcACGTGGAGGATCGGAAGCGTTATCAGGGCCTCTTCCAGCAGCCCCGGGGGGGGAAGGCTGGCACTGGGTCTGCGGTGGGTgaggggaggcaggaggaggatgggTCCCATGGAGGGGAACAGGGCACaggagcaggagaagcaggagTTGGTGAAGCAGAACGTGAAAAGGAAGCACGGGGaagaggagcagccccaggggaGGGTGAAGAGGTGGAAAATGGGGTGGGACAGGGCAGGGGAGTAAACCTGGGGGCCTGTCGGGCAGACCCAGAGAGTTGTGGGGCAGAGAGggg gaggaagaagaaaaggagatggtag
- the DRP2 gene encoding dystrophin-related protein 2 isoform X1 — MQPLVMQEWPHVVPRCPEWRVAEQARRGTAAHPLSQVKGSQDGTGPLCVTPRAPSSAAGPQALLEMNLCWNEIKKKSHSLRARLEAFSDHSGKLQVPLQEIIDWLGQKDEELSAQLPLRGDVLLVQQEKETHAAFMEEVKSRGPYIYSVLESAQAFLSQHPFEELEEPTSESKDVSPRHRIQNISRFVWKQANVASELWEKLTARCVDQHRHIERTLEQLLEIKGAMEELSTALDQAESVRETWEPIGDLFIDSLPEHIQSTKLFKEELSPMKDGVKVVNDLAHQLAISDVHLSMENSRTLEQINTRWKQLQASINERLKQLQDAHRDFGPGSQHFLSSSVQVPWERAISPNKVPYYINHQAQTTCWDHPKMTELYQTLADLNNIKFSAYRTAMKLRRVQKALRLDMVTLATALEIFNEHDLQPSDRAMDVVEVIHCLTALYERLEEERGILVNVPLCVDMSLNWLLNVFDSGRSGKMRALSFKTGIACLCGTEVKEKFQYLFSQVANAGGLCDQRHLGVLLHEAIQVPRQLGEVAAFGGSNVEPSIRSCFRFSHGKPAIEAAQFLEWANLEPQSMVWLAVLHRVTMAEQVKHQTKCSICRQCPIKGFRYRSLKQFNVDICQTCFLTGRASKGNKLHYPIMEYYTPTTSSENMRDFATTLKNKFRSKQYFSKHPQRGYLPVQSVLEADFSETPASSPMLPHADTHSRIEHFASRLAEMENQNCSFFSDSLSPDDSLDEDQYLLRHSSPITDREPAGSQQVPGSLPMDDKGELERILAHLEDENRILQGELRRLKWQHDEAVESPTLATGSPELVQDPRNEELLAEARILRQHKSRLETRMQILEDHNKQLESQLHRLRELLLQPPAESNGNGSAASSLASSPHQSEGSQAREKEHDTPDTEAADEVEAKTQEVSVCLEDIMEKLRSAFPNSRGTRVKSPSLASYCSIR; from the exons ATGCAGCCCCTGGTGATGCAGGAATGGCCCCACGTCGTCCCGCGGTGTCCTGAGTGGCGCGTGGCCGAGCAGGCACGgcgtggcactgctgcccaccCGCTGTCCCAG GTTAAAGGCTCTCAGGATGGCACAGGACCTTTGTGTGTAACCCCCCGggctcccagcagtgctgctgggcccCAGGCCCTTCTGGAGATGAATCTTTGTTGGAACGAGATCAAAAAGAAATCTCACAGCCTTCG GGCTCGGCTGGAGGCGTTCTCTGACCACAGCGGGAAGCTGCAGGTGCCCCTCCAGGAGATCATTGACTGGCTGGGCCAGAAGGATGAGGAGCTGTCGGCGCAGCTGCCCCTGCGTGGCGATGTGCTCCTGGTGCAGCAGGAGAAAGAGACGCACGCG GCTTTCATGGAAGAAGTGAAGTCCCGGGGGCCGTACATTTACTCTGTCTTAGAGTCAGCGCAGGCTTTCCTCTCCCAGCATCCATTTGAGGAACTGGAAGAACcaacttcagaaagcaaag ATGTCTCTCCCCGGCACCGCATCCAGAACATCAGCCGCTTCGTCTGGAAGCAGGCAAACGTGGCCAGTGAGCTGTGGGAGAAGCTGACAGCCCGCTGCGTGGACCAGCACCGGCACATCGAGCGGAcgctggagcagctgctggagatcAAAGGGGCCATGGAAGAGCTCAGCACGGCGCTGGATCAGGCCGAGAGCGTGCGTGAAACCTGGGAACCCATCGGGGACCTCTTCATTGACTCCTTGCCGGAGCACATCCAGTCAACCAAG CTCTTCAAAGAGGAGCTGTCTCCCATGAAGGATGGGGTGAAGGTGGTCAACGACCTCGCGCACCAGCTCGCCATCTCAGATGTCCACCTGTCCATGGAGAACTCCCGCACCCTGGAGCAGATCAACACGCgctggaagcagctgcag GCCTCCATCAACGAACGCCTGAAGCAGCTCCAAGACGCCCACCGGGACTTCGGGCCGGGCTCCCAGCACTTCCTCTCCT CCTCTGTCCAGGTTCCCTGGGAGCGAGCCATTTCCCCCAACAAAGTGCCGTACTACATCAA CCACCAGGCACAGACCACGTGCTGGGACCACCCGAAGATGACAGAGCTGTACCAGACGCTGG CGGATTTGAACAACATCAAGTTCTCAGCCTATCGGACAGCTATGAAGCTGCGGCGGGTGCAGAAAGCCCTGCGAT TGGACATGGTGACCTTGGCCACGGCCCTGGAAATCTTCAACGAGCATGACCTGCAGCCCAGCGACCGCGCGATGGACGTGGTGGAGGTCATCCACTGCCTGACTGCCCTCTACgagaggctggaggaggagcGGGGCATCCTGGTGAACGTGCCGCTCTGTGTAGACATGAGCCTCAACTGGCTGCTGAACGTCTTCGACAG TGGCCGCAGTGGGAAGATGAGGGCCCTCTCCTTCAAGACGGGCATTGCATGTCTGTGCGGGACGGAGGTCAAGGAGAAGTTCCAGT ACCTCTTCAGCCAAGTGGCGAACGCAGGAGGGCTGTGCGACCAGCGGCACCTGGGCGTGCTGCTGCACGAGGCCATCCAGGTGCCGCGGCAGCTGGGCGAGGTGGCAGCGTTCGGGGGCAGCAACGTGGAGCCCAGCATCCGCAGCTGCTTCCGATTC AGCCATGGGAAACCTGCCATCGAGGCGGCCCAGTTCCTGGAGTGGGCCAACCTGGAGCCGCAGTCCATGGTGTGGTTGGCCGTGCTGCACCGCGTCACCATGGCCGAGCAGGTGAAGCACCAGACCAAGTGCTCCATCTGCAGGCAGTGCCCCATCAAGGGCTTCAG GTACCGCAGCCTGAAGCAGTTCAACGTGGATATTTGCCAGACTTGCTTCCTCACCGGGCGAGCCAGCAAGGGCAACAAGCTGCACTACCCCATCATGGAGTACTACACCCCG accACCTCCAGTGAGAACATGCGGGACTTTGCCACCACGCTGAAGAACAAGTTTCGGTCCAAGCAGTACTTCAGTAAGCACCCACAGCGGGGATACCTGCCTGTCCAGTCCGTGCTGGAGGCTGACTTCTCCGAGAC ACCAGCCTCCTCCCCGATGTTGCCTCATGCTGACACGCACTCTCGGATCGAGCACTTTGCCAGCAG GcttgcagaaatggaaaaccaGAACTGTTCCTTCTTCAGCGACAGCCTGTCTCCTGACGATAGCCT GGATGAGGACCAGTACTTGCTGCGTCACTCCAGCCCCATCACAGACCGGGAGCCCgcaggcagccagcaggtcCCAGGCAGCCTGCCCATGGATGACAAGGGGGAGCTGGAGCGCATCCTGGCCCACCTGGAGGATGAAAACAG GATCCTCCAGGGAGAGCTGAGGCGTTTGAAGTGGCAGCATGATGAGGCAGTGGAATCCCCGACCTTGGCTACGGGCTCCCCTGAATTGGTGCAGGACCCGCGCAACGAGGAGCTCCTGGCAGAGGCGCGGATCCTTCGGCAGCACAAGAGCCGCCTGGAGACCCGCATGCAGATCCTGGAGGACCACAACAAGCAGCTGGAGTCCCAGCTGCAccggctgagggagctgctgctgcag CCTCCAGCAGAGTCAAATGGCAACGGTTCAGCAGCGTCTTCCCTGGCTTCATCTCCGCATCAGTCTGAAGGCAGCCAGGCGAGGGAGAAGGAGCACGACACCCCCGACACCGAGGCAGCAG ATGAGGTGGAAGCCAAAACACAAGAAGTCAGCGTGTGCCTGGAGGACATCATGGAGAAGCTGCGCAGCGCCTTCCCCAACTCTCGAGGTACTCGGGTGAAATCCCCCTCGCTGGCATCCTACTGCTCCATCAGATGA
- the LOC110403024 gene encoding magnesium transporter NIPA2-like codes for MGPAGGRPGFYVGLGLALASSAFIGGSFILKKKGLLRLCGRGRPRAGHGGHAYLREWLWWAGLLCMGIGEAANFAAYAFAPATLVTPLGALSVLVSAVLSSTFLNEQLNVHGKIGCVLSILGSTVMVIHAPQEEEVSSLESMAEKLKDPGFIVFAVCVLVSSLLLIFVAGPRYGRSNVLVYVLVCSAIGSLSVSCVKGLGIALKELFAGKPVLKEPLGWVLLVCLVICISVQINYLNKALDIFNTSVVTPIYYVLFTTAVMTCSAILFKEWQHMVLDNIIGTISGFLTIVSGIFLLHAFRDMPFSPDLLPLFLQQGRADLRTAWRSTDRHQSCQHQPLLPSEDKSSQSTEEEEGESV; via the exons ATGGGGCCGGCGGGAGGGCGGCCCGGCTTCTACGTGGGGCTGGGGTTGGCCTTGGCCTCCAGCGCCTTCATCGGGGGCAGCTTCATCCTGAAGAAGAAGGGGCTGCTCCGGCTGTGCGGCCGCGGCCGCCCTAGGGCAG GGCACGGAGGGCACGCGTACCTGCGGGAGTGGCTGtggtgggcagggctgctgtgca TGGGAATTGGAGAAGCAGCAAATTTTGCTGCCTACGCCTTTGCCCCTGCAACGCTGGTAACTCCACTGGGTGCTCTGAGCGTCCTTGTTAG CGCAGTTCTGTCTTCCACCTTCCTGAATGAGCAGCTGAATGTTCATGGCAAGATTGGCTGCGTTCTAAGTATTCTGGGCTCCACGGTGATGGTAATCCACGCTCCTCAGGAGGAAGAGGTTTCCAGCCTGGAGTCAATggcagagaagctgaaagatCCAG GATTCATTGTATTTGCTGTGTGCGTCCTGGTGAGCTCCCTTCTGCTCATCTTCGTGGCTGGACCCCGTTACGGACGGAGCAACGTCCTGGTTTATGTTCTGGTCTGCTCGGCCATCGGCTCACTTTCTGTATCATGTGTCAAAGGGTTGGGGATTGCCCTGAAAGAACTGTTTGCTGGGAAGCCAGTCTTGAAAGAACcgctgggctgggtgctcctGGTGTGCCTGGTGATCTGCATCAGCGTGCAGATCAACTACCTGAACAAAGCCCTGGACATCTTCAACACGTCAGTGGTCACTCCCATTTACTACGTGCTGTTCACCACAGCAGTCATGACGTGTTCTGCCATCCTCTTCAAGGAGTGGCAACACATGGTGCTAGACAACATCATCGGCACCATCAGCGGCTTCCTCACCATCGTGTCCGGCATCTTCCTCCTGCACGCCTTCAGGGACATGCCCTTCAGCCCCGACCTCCTGCCCCTCTTCCTGCAGCAAGGCAGGGCAGACCTGCGCACGGCGTGGAGGAGCACAGACAGACATCAGTCATGTCAGCACCAGCCTCTTCTGCCCTCGGAGGACAAAAGCTCTCAGAGcacagaagaggaggaaggtgaaAGTGTATGA
- the DRP2 gene encoding dystrophin-related protein 2 isoform X2: MQPLVMQEWPHVVPRCPEWRVAEQARRGTAAHPLSQVKGSQDGTGPLCVTPRAPSSAAGPQALLEMNLCWNEIKKKSHSLRARLEAFSDHSGKLQVPLQEIIDWLGQKDEELSAQLPLRGDVLLVQQEKETHAAFMEEVKSRGPYIYSVLESAQAFLSQHPFEELEEPTSESKDVSPRHRIQNISRFVWKQANVASELWEKLTARCVDQHRHIERTLEQLLEIKGAMEELSTALDQAESVRETWEPIGDLFIDSLPEHIQSTKLFKEELSPMKDGVKVVNDLAHQLAISDVHLSMENSRTLEQINTRWKQLQASINERLKQLQDAHRDFGPGSQHFLSSSVQVPWERAISPNKVPYYINHQAQTTCWDHPKMTELYQTLADLNNIKFSAYRTAMKLRRVQKALRLDMVTLATALEIFNEHDLQPSDRAMDVVEVIHCLTALYERLEEERGILVNVPLCVDMSLNWLLNVFDSGRSGKMRALSFKTGIACLCGTEVKEKFQYLFSQVANAGGLCDQRHLGVLLHEAIQVPRQLGEVAAFGGSNVEPSIRSCFRFSHGKPAIEAAQFLEWANLEPQSMVWLAVLHRVTMAEQVKHQTKCSICRQCPIKGFRYRSLKQFNVDICQTCFLTGRASKGNKLHYPIMEYYTPTTSSENMRDFATTLKNKFRSKQYFSKHPQRGYLPVQSVLEADFSETPASSPMLPHADTHSRIEHFASRLAEMENQNCSFFSDSLSPDDSLDEDQYLLRHSSPITDREPAGSQQVPGSLPMDDKGELERILAHLEDENRILQGELRRLKWQHDEAVESPTLATGSPELVQDPRNEELLAEARILRQHKSRLETRMQILEDHNKQLESQLHRLRELLLQPPAESNGNGSAASSLASSPHQSEGSQAREKEHDTPDTEAADEVEAKTQEVSVCLEDIMEKLRSAFPNSRGMTSLI; encoded by the exons ATGCAGCCCCTGGTGATGCAGGAATGGCCCCACGTCGTCCCGCGGTGTCCTGAGTGGCGCGTGGCCGAGCAGGCACGgcgtggcactgctgcccaccCGCTGTCCCAG GTTAAAGGCTCTCAGGATGGCACAGGACCTTTGTGTGTAACCCCCCGggctcccagcagtgctgctgggcccCAGGCCCTTCTGGAGATGAATCTTTGTTGGAACGAGATCAAAAAGAAATCTCACAGCCTTCG GGCTCGGCTGGAGGCGTTCTCTGACCACAGCGGGAAGCTGCAGGTGCCCCTCCAGGAGATCATTGACTGGCTGGGCCAGAAGGATGAGGAGCTGTCGGCGCAGCTGCCCCTGCGTGGCGATGTGCTCCTGGTGCAGCAGGAGAAAGAGACGCACGCG GCTTTCATGGAAGAAGTGAAGTCCCGGGGGCCGTACATTTACTCTGTCTTAGAGTCAGCGCAGGCTTTCCTCTCCCAGCATCCATTTGAGGAACTGGAAGAACcaacttcagaaagcaaag ATGTCTCTCCCCGGCACCGCATCCAGAACATCAGCCGCTTCGTCTGGAAGCAGGCAAACGTGGCCAGTGAGCTGTGGGAGAAGCTGACAGCCCGCTGCGTGGACCAGCACCGGCACATCGAGCGGAcgctggagcagctgctggagatcAAAGGGGCCATGGAAGAGCTCAGCACGGCGCTGGATCAGGCCGAGAGCGTGCGTGAAACCTGGGAACCCATCGGGGACCTCTTCATTGACTCCTTGCCGGAGCACATCCAGTCAACCAAG CTCTTCAAAGAGGAGCTGTCTCCCATGAAGGATGGGGTGAAGGTGGTCAACGACCTCGCGCACCAGCTCGCCATCTCAGATGTCCACCTGTCCATGGAGAACTCCCGCACCCTGGAGCAGATCAACACGCgctggaagcagctgcag GCCTCCATCAACGAACGCCTGAAGCAGCTCCAAGACGCCCACCGGGACTTCGGGCCGGGCTCCCAGCACTTCCTCTCCT CCTCTGTCCAGGTTCCCTGGGAGCGAGCCATTTCCCCCAACAAAGTGCCGTACTACATCAA CCACCAGGCACAGACCACGTGCTGGGACCACCCGAAGATGACAGAGCTGTACCAGACGCTGG CGGATTTGAACAACATCAAGTTCTCAGCCTATCGGACAGCTATGAAGCTGCGGCGGGTGCAGAAAGCCCTGCGAT TGGACATGGTGACCTTGGCCACGGCCCTGGAAATCTTCAACGAGCATGACCTGCAGCCCAGCGACCGCGCGATGGACGTGGTGGAGGTCATCCACTGCCTGACTGCCCTCTACgagaggctggaggaggagcGGGGCATCCTGGTGAACGTGCCGCTCTGTGTAGACATGAGCCTCAACTGGCTGCTGAACGTCTTCGACAG TGGCCGCAGTGGGAAGATGAGGGCCCTCTCCTTCAAGACGGGCATTGCATGTCTGTGCGGGACGGAGGTCAAGGAGAAGTTCCAGT ACCTCTTCAGCCAAGTGGCGAACGCAGGAGGGCTGTGCGACCAGCGGCACCTGGGCGTGCTGCTGCACGAGGCCATCCAGGTGCCGCGGCAGCTGGGCGAGGTGGCAGCGTTCGGGGGCAGCAACGTGGAGCCCAGCATCCGCAGCTGCTTCCGATTC AGCCATGGGAAACCTGCCATCGAGGCGGCCCAGTTCCTGGAGTGGGCCAACCTGGAGCCGCAGTCCATGGTGTGGTTGGCCGTGCTGCACCGCGTCACCATGGCCGAGCAGGTGAAGCACCAGACCAAGTGCTCCATCTGCAGGCAGTGCCCCATCAAGGGCTTCAG GTACCGCAGCCTGAAGCAGTTCAACGTGGATATTTGCCAGACTTGCTTCCTCACCGGGCGAGCCAGCAAGGGCAACAAGCTGCACTACCCCATCATGGAGTACTACACCCCG accACCTCCAGTGAGAACATGCGGGACTTTGCCACCACGCTGAAGAACAAGTTTCGGTCCAAGCAGTACTTCAGTAAGCACCCACAGCGGGGATACCTGCCTGTCCAGTCCGTGCTGGAGGCTGACTTCTCCGAGAC ACCAGCCTCCTCCCCGATGTTGCCTCATGCTGACACGCACTCTCGGATCGAGCACTTTGCCAGCAG GcttgcagaaatggaaaaccaGAACTGTTCCTTCTTCAGCGACAGCCTGTCTCCTGACGATAGCCT GGATGAGGACCAGTACTTGCTGCGTCACTCCAGCCCCATCACAGACCGGGAGCCCgcaggcagccagcaggtcCCAGGCAGCCTGCCCATGGATGACAAGGGGGAGCTGGAGCGCATCCTGGCCCACCTGGAGGATGAAAACAG GATCCTCCAGGGAGAGCTGAGGCGTTTGAAGTGGCAGCATGATGAGGCAGTGGAATCCCCGACCTTGGCTACGGGCTCCCCTGAATTGGTGCAGGACCCGCGCAACGAGGAGCTCCTGGCAGAGGCGCGGATCCTTCGGCAGCACAAGAGCCGCCTGGAGACCCGCATGCAGATCCTGGAGGACCACAACAAGCAGCTGGAGTCCCAGCTGCAccggctgagggagctgctgctgcag CCTCCAGCAGAGTCAAATGGCAACGGTTCAGCAGCGTCTTCCCTGGCTTCATCTCCGCATCAGTCTGAAGGCAGCCAGGCGAGGGAGAAGGAGCACGACACCCCCGACACCGAGGCAGCAG ATGAGGTGGAAGCCAAAACACAAGAAGTCAGCGTGTGCCTGGAGGACATCATGGAGAAGCTGCGCAGCGCCTTCCCCAACTCTCGAG GTATGACCTCCCTTATCTAA